In Pseudobacter ginsenosidimutans, the following are encoded in one genomic region:
- a CDS encoding Hsp20/alpha crystallin family protein yields MKEVINIKPPEHAYVKTFYGMFSDLDHLEDEHQTDRKSPCAPATNIYETDSTYFIDMALPGYQRQDIQLKREDDLITVCAETHTVRHKKLQRFFRQEFLAGSFTRSFLLPDDAGEAIAKFADGVLCIQLDKNRQWMAAPTVVQAITIQ; encoded by the coding sequence ATGAAAGAAGTAATCAATATCAAACCGCCTGAACATGCATACGTGAAAACATTCTATGGGATGTTCTCCGACCTGGACCATCTGGAAGATGAGCACCAGACAGACAGGAAGAGCCCCTGTGCTCCCGCCACTAATATTTACGAAACGGATTCCACTTACTTCATTGATATGGCATTGCCGGGATATCAGCGACAGGATATTCAACTGAAGCGTGAAGATGATCTGATAACCGTTTGTGCTGAAACACATACCGTGCGTCATAAGAAACTGCAGCGTTTCTTTCGCCAGGAATTCCTTGCAGGCAGCTTTACCAGGTCTTTCCTGTTACCCGATGATGCTGGCGAAGCCATAGCGAAATTTGCAGACGGTGTGCTCTGTATACAACTCGATAAAAACAGACAATGGATGGCCGCGCCTACTGTGGTGCAAGCCATCACTATTCAGTAA
- a CDS encoding lmo0937 family membrane protein, with protein MRSILYILAVILIIGWLLGVFVYSAKGLIHILIVLAIISLLVGIIRRGDV; from the coding sequence ATGAGAAGCATATTGTATATCCTGGCAGTGATCCTGATCATCGGGTGGCTCCTGGGCGTATTTGTGTATAGTGCAAAAGGGTTGATACATATTTTGATCGTATTGGCTATTATATCGTTACTGGTGGGGATTATTCGCCGTGGCGATGTGTAG
- the ligD gene encoding non-homologous end-joining DNA ligase, whose amino-acid sequence MAQKKPDKKSAAKKAAPAKKTAGAGKPAGKASSKKARSGKPVPKNTATKKTASGKAAAAKASLPKTTVPKAAPVTGAIKTTTKKRPPSRVFGNEGRKYEEYIEPMLASLEDHPFDNDEWIFEMKWDGYRAIAEWKKKKLKLYSRNGLSFVQKYPPVAEAITKIKHDCVLDGEIVVLNEDGRPRFQMLQEYEQDPRYPIHYYVFDLLFLNGKDVRELPLLSRKELLKKLLSSCKGDVIRYSDHVIGSGKKFFHHVKKLDFEGMMAKKSDSEYYSGIRTREWLKIKHHNNQEAVIAGFTAPRRSRKYFGALILGEFKGRRLQYIGHTGTGFTHDKLKELWDLMQPLMTAQSPFAEKIKVNAPVSWIRPELVCEVKFTEQTNEGILRHPVFLGLREDKAATAVTKNNDR is encoded by the coding sequence ATGGCACAAAAAAAGCCTGATAAGAAAAGTGCAGCAAAGAAAGCGGCCCCTGCAAAAAAAACAGCAGGAGCCGGCAAGCCTGCCGGGAAAGCTTCATCAAAAAAAGCAAGGTCCGGCAAACCTGTGCCAAAGAATACTGCCACTAAAAAAACGGCTTCCGGTAAAGCTGCTGCAGCAAAAGCATCATTGCCGAAAACCACCGTTCCCAAAGCAGCACCGGTTACAGGTGCTATAAAAACTACAACGAAAAAACGGCCTCCTTCTAGAGTCTTCGGCAATGAAGGCCGCAAATACGAGGAATATATTGAGCCGATGCTGGCCAGTCTTGAAGATCATCCATTCGATAATGATGAATGGATCTTCGAGATGAAATGGGACGGCTATCGCGCCATTGCAGAATGGAAAAAGAAAAAACTGAAATTGTATTCCCGCAACGGCCTTTCCTTCGTTCAAAAATATCCTCCGGTTGCTGAAGCCATCACAAAGATCAAACATGATTGCGTGCTGGACGGCGAGATCGTTGTGCTGAACGAAGATGGGCGGCCACGTTTCCAGATGCTCCAGGAATATGAGCAGGACCCCCGCTATCCCATTCACTACTACGTGTTCGATCTGCTCTTCCTCAATGGCAAAGATGTGCGCGAATTACCATTGCTGAGCCGCAAGGAATTGCTGAAAAAATTATTGAGCTCCTGCAAAGGTGATGTGATTCGCTATTCAGATCATGTAATTGGAAGCGGAAAGAAATTTTTCCATCATGTAAAGAAGCTTGACTTTGAAGGCATGATGGCCAAAAAATCAGACAGTGAATACTATTCAGGTATCCGTACCCGTGAGTGGCTGAAAATAAAACACCACAATAACCAGGAAGCCGTGATTGCAGGATTCACTGCACCAAGGCGAAGCCGAAAATATTTCGGTGCATTGATCCTCGGCGAGTTCAAAGGCCGCAGGCTGCAGTACATCGGGCATACCGGAACGGGTTTTACACACGATAAGCTGAAAGAATTATGGGACCTCATGCAGCCCCTGATGACGGCCCAGTCGCCATTTGCAGAAAAGATAAAAGTGAACGCACCCGTCTCCTGGATCAGGCCGGAACTTGTTTGTGAAGTAAAGTTCACGGAACAGACCAATGAAGGCATTCTCCGTCACCCTGTTTTCCTTGGATTACGGGAAGACAAAGCCGCCACAGCAGTAACGAAAAACAATGACAGATGA
- a CDS encoding DUF4142 domain-containing protein, translating to MQTLINRITIFSLVAASFAVGCNNNADQKPEESKEVAEDKNDAKFKTDSSEHNAQFVVDAANGNLTEIRLAELAQQKSTNKDIKEIAKTLYDDHTAALNDLKVLASNKSISIPADVTDDTKQDLQKLTDEKPSSFDKDWTDKLMNKHQKTISDYEAALGTVTDADVKNWINTVLPKIRMHHDKLMALNSRLKK from the coding sequence ATGCAAACACTGATCAACAGAATCACCATCTTTTCCCTGGTTGCAGCCTCCTTCGCAGTTGGTTGTAACAACAATGCCGACCAAAAGCCTGAAGAAAGCAAGGAAGTAGCGGAAGACAAGAACGATGCAAAATTCAAGACGGACTCCTCTGAGCACAATGCACAGTTTGTAGTAGATGCCGCCAATGGTAACCTTACCGAAATCAGGCTCGCAGAACTGGCTCAACAAAAATCGACAAATAAAGACATCAAGGAGATTGCAAAAACCCTGTATGATGATCACACCGCTGCATTGAACGACCTCAAAGTGCTGGCCTCCAACAAGAGCATCAGCATCCCGGCCGATGTAACGGATGATACCAAACAGGACCTGCAGAAACTGACAGATGAAAAACCCTCCTCATTCGACAAGGATTGGACAGACAAACTGATGAACAAACATCAGAAAACAATCAGCGATTATGAGGCAGCACTCGGAACTGTAACCGATGCAGACGTCAAGAACTGGATCAATACAGTATTACCGAAGATCCGTATGCACCACGACAAATTGATGGCCCTGAATTCAAGGCTGAAAAAATAA
- a CDS encoding DNA polymerase ligase N-terminal domain-containing protein — protein sequence MLKDYKKKRNFRNTPEPAGSKRSSGDHLRFVVQRHDATRLHYDFRLELDGVLKSWAVPKGPSMNPADKRLAVQVEDHPVDYIDFAGVIPEGNYGAGVVQVWDHGNYIPVNAEIEPISEKEALKWLKNGEIKFVIQGSKLSGEFVLVRLKRDEKNWLLIKHNDEYAVKTKYDAEKLIKGKSKKEIFAKGAKGEKVWESNRSAKTTSGRATVSRKAGSAKKTAKAKKPVSGVASKTVGSKPRISSAKPASRTTKGSKTVSVVKSAGRKTTATAAKASSKSARKPVSKKAYGTKKA from the coding sequence ATGCTCAAAGATTATAAGAAGAAAAGGAATTTCAGGAATACGCCCGAACCTGCCGGTAGTAAGCGATCTTCGGGTGATCATCTCCGTTTTGTAGTGCAACGCCATGATGCCACACGCCTGCACTATGATTTCAGGCTGGAACTGGATGGCGTGCTCAAAAGCTGGGCAGTACCGAAAGGACCGAGTATGAACCCCGCAGACAAACGGCTGGCCGTGCAGGTGGAAGACCACCCGGTGGATTATATCGATTTTGCCGGTGTGATCCCCGAAGGCAATTATGGCGCAGGGGTGGTGCAGGTTTGGGACCATGGGAATTATATTCCCGTGAATGCGGAAATAGAACCGATCTCCGAAAAGGAAGCACTGAAATGGTTGAAGAATGGTGAGATCAAATTCGTGATCCAGGGCAGCAAGCTCAGTGGTGAATTCGTGTTGGTGAGATTGAAACGCGATGAAAAGAACTGGCTTCTCATCAAACACAATGATGAGTACGCAGTGAAAACGAAATACGATGCGGAAAAGCTGATCAAGGGAAAATCGAAAAAGGAAATTTTTGCAAAGGGCGCAAAAGGAGAGAAGGTATGGGAGAGTAACAGAAGCGCAAAGACCACATCCGGCAGGGCAACAGTTTCCCGGAAGGCTGGTTCCGCAAAAAAAACAGCCAAAGCAAAGAAGCCGGTATCAGGTGTTGCTTCAAAGACAGTGGGCAGTAAGCCCCGGATCTCCTCGGCAAAACCTGCTTCAAGAACTACAAAAGGTTCAAAGACTGTTTCAGTTGTGAAGTCTGCTGGCCGGAAAACAACGGCCACTGCTGCCAAAGCCTCTTCAAAGTCCGCCCGCAAACCTGTTTCAAAAAAAGCATATGGCACAAAAAAAGCCTGA
- the ligD gene encoding non-homologous end-joining DNA ligase: protein MKAAEKTEDIVQVDRHQLTITNVNKIYFPKDKITKGDVIAYYDMMAPVILPYLKDRPLSLKRNPNGITDKGFYHKDAGENAPKYVKVYPEFSPSSNKTVDYIVCNNKATLIYLANLGCIEMNPWNSTTRSADKPSYMIIDIDPSPKNTFDQVITVAQAVQEVMTNAGAIAYPKTSGATGIHVYMPLGNKYDYEIVREFGRIVATMVNEMLPGMTSIERSLKKRGNKIYIDFLQNSKGQTLASAYSLRPRDGATVSTPLLWKEVKAGLHPSQFTIHNIQKRVKKLGDLFFMVLKEGNNLKTCLKNLGY, encoded by the coding sequence ATGAAAGCAGCAGAAAAAACTGAAGATATCGTACAGGTAGACCGTCACCAGCTGACTATCACCAACGTTAACAAGATCTATTTTCCAAAAGACAAGATCACCAAGGGAGATGTGATCGCCTATTATGATATGATGGCGCCGGTGATACTTCCTTATCTGAAAGACAGGCCGCTATCGCTCAAACGCAACCCCAATGGGATCACCGATAAGGGGTTCTATCATAAGGACGCCGGCGAGAACGCACCAAAATATGTAAAAGTGTACCCTGAATTTTCTCCTTCGTCCAACAAAACAGTGGACTATATCGTGTGCAACAATAAAGCAACACTGATCTATCTCGCCAATCTCGGTTGCATCGAAATGAATCCCTGGAATTCCACCACACGCAGCGCAGACAAGCCCTCCTATATGATTATCGATATCGATCCGTCACCCAAAAATACTTTCGACCAGGTGATCACCGTTGCCCAGGCTGTGCAGGAAGTGATGACCAATGCAGGGGCCATCGCTTATCCCAAAACCTCGGGGGCAACGGGTATTCACGTATACATGCCCCTGGGTAACAAATACGATTATGAGATCGTGCGTGAGTTCGGCAGGATCGTGGCTACAATGGTGAATGAGATGCTGCCCGGCATGACCAGCATCGAACGTTCGCTTAAGAAAAGAGGGAATAAGATCTATATCGATTTTCTGCAAAATTCAAAAGGACAAACCCTGGCATCGGCTTACAGCCTGCGTCCGCGCGATGGCGCCACGGTATCCACTCCTTTACTATGGAAAGAAGTGAAGGCTGGTCTTCATCCTTCGCAATTCACGATTCACAATATTCAGAAGAGGGTAAAAAAACTCGGTGATCTATTCTTTATGGTGTTGAAAGAAGGCAACAATCTGAAGACCTGCCTCAAAAATCTGGGTTACTAA
- a CDS encoding PLDc N-terminal domain-containing protein, with amino-acid sequence MSTLNKTGLIIGISGTVIILLGLMLMKQYDFGIYILYAGLIVMGVVWVWSIWDVIVADDLRFYQKMFWLIITISVPVMGGLLFYILHQKRNRIVT; translated from the coding sequence ATGAGTACGTTGAACAAGACCGGATTAATTATCGGCATTTCAGGAACAGTCATCATCCTGCTCGGGTTGATGTTGATGAAACAATATGATTTCGGCATTTACATTTTGTACGCAGGATTGATAGTAATGGGCGTTGTTTGGGTATGGAGCATCTGGGATGTGATCGTTGCGGACGACCTTCGTTTTTACCAGAAAATGTTCTGGCTGATCATCACCATATCTGTACCGGTGATGGGAGGACTACTGTTCTATATCCTGCATCAGAAAAGGAACAGGATCGTTACTTAG
- a CDS encoding ferritin-like domain-containing protein, which yields MQHNEDMVSVLNDLIRINNDRINGYEKAIKETKDADDDLKSVFRRMADESRQHKSELVLEVKKAGGEPVEDATTASGKIYRAWMDVKATFSGKDRHSVLAACEFGEDAAQKAYQQALEDEGTAGADIRQLVLKQKSALKASHDLIKRYRDMQAAM from the coding sequence ATGCAACATAATGAGGATATGGTAAGTGTATTGAACGATCTCATCCGTATTAACAATGATCGTATCAATGGTTACGAAAAAGCCATCAAGGAAACCAAAGATGCAGACGACGACCTGAAGAGTGTGTTTCGCAGAATGGCCGATGAAAGCCGTCAGCATAAATCTGAACTGGTACTGGAAGTGAAGAAAGCAGGCGGTGAACCTGTAGAAGACGCCACCACTGCATCCGGCAAGATCTATCGCGCCTGGATGGACGTGAAAGCCACCTTCTCAGGAAAAGACAGGCACTCGGTGCTCGCAGCCTGCGAATTTGGTGAAGACGCCGCTCAGAAAGCCTATCAGCAGGCACTTGAAGACGAAGGCACAGCCGGAGCAGATATCAGGCAACTTGTACTGAAACAGAAAAGCGCACTCAAAGCATCACATGACCTGATCAAAAGATACAGGGACATGCAGGCCGCCATGTAA